The sequence TGCGTCGATATCGCAGTTGAAGCCGCGCCAATGCCTCGGTTGTCGCGATGTGGCCGGGGTAGACCTCTAACGCCGAGTCGCACGCCGCGAGCGCCTCGTCCACTCGGCCGGCCCGCTCGAGTGCGAGTGCCAGGTTCAGTCGCGGGTCCGGGTGGCCCGGCATGAGTTTCCGGGCCCATTCGAACTCATTCGCCGCCTCGTAGAGTTCGCCGCGATTGAGGTGGAGCACGCCCAGGTTGTTGTGGGCTGGTCCGTGGTAGAGGTCGAGCGTCAGCGCCTCGCGCAGCAGCTTCTCCGCGCGCGCCGAGTCGCTCTCCATCAGTTCCGCCGCCTGTCGAGTCAGCCGCTGAGCCTCAAGCGGATTGCGCGCCACTTCTTTCGGTGCGCTGTACGGG comes from Phycisphaerales bacterium and encodes:
- a CDS encoding tetratricopeptide repeat protein, whose translation is MKKKLQAILSSALALAIALTPIGCTGSRSVGPYSAPKEVARNPLEAQRLTRQAAELMESDSARAEKLLREALTLDLYHGPAHNNLGVLHLNRGELYEAANEFEWARKLMPGHPDPRLNLALALERAGRVDEALAACDSALEVYPGHIATTEALARLQLRYRRTDDRTRGFLEEIAMRGETEQWREWARSKLALEDD